A genome region from Thalassococcus arenae includes the following:
- the fliP gene encoding flagellar type III secretion system pore protein FliP (The bacterial flagellar biogenesis protein FliP forms a type III secretion system (T3SS)-type pore required for flagellar assembly.), with protein sequence MTARLALLAVLLFLPHWAGAQQLSLDLGEGGGSVTAASLQLIALVTLLSLAPGIAIMITCFPFIVTVLAILRQAVGLQQSPPNMLLVSLALFLTYFVMEPVFTEAWETGLSPLVEEQIPLEEGLTRAIEPFRQFMAARADPDTYAAMADLRPDAVGTTLAPEAPLSVLVPSFMLSEIARAFQVGFLIFLPFLIIDLVVAAVLMSMGMMMVPPAIVSLPFKLAFFVLADGWALLAGSLVRSYF encoded by the coding sequence ATGACCGCGCGCCTGGCGCTGCTGGCGGTCCTGCTGTTTCTGCCGCACTGGGCCGGAGCGCAGCAGCTGTCCCTCGATCTCGGCGAAGGCGGCGGATCGGTCACCGCCGCAAGCCTGCAGCTGATCGCTCTGGTCACGCTGCTGAGCCTCGCGCCCGGCATCGCCATCATGATCACCTGCTTTCCGTTCATCGTGACGGTGCTGGCGATCCTGCGCCAGGCGGTTGGCCTGCAGCAATCGCCGCCCAACATGCTGCTGGTCAGCCTGGCGCTGTTCCTGACCTATTTCGTGATGGAGCCGGTTTTCACCGAAGCCTGGGAAACCGGCCTGTCGCCGCTGGTCGAGGAACAGATCCCGCTGGAAGAGGGGCTGACCCGCGCCATCGAGCCGTTCCGGCAGTTCATGGCCGCCCGCGCCGATCCCGACACCTATGCCGCGATGGCCGATCTGCGCCCCGACGCGGTCGGCACGACGCTGGCCCCCGAAGCGCCGCTATCCGTTTTGGTGCCCAGCTTCATGCTGTCCGAGATCGCCCGTGCCTTCCAGGTGGGCTTTCTGATCTTCCTGCCCTTCCTGATCATCGATCTGGTGGTCGCCGCTGTGTTGATGTCGATGGGCATGATGATGGTGCCGCCGGCGATCGTGTCGCTGCCGTTCAAGCTGGCCTTCTTCGTGTTGGCCGATGGCTGGGCGCTGCTGGCCGGAAGCCTGGTGCGCAGCTATTTCTGA
- a CDS encoding FliM/FliN family flagellar motor switch protein — MDDVQTQPRKKNGTPFTSVPIDVVVSVGRARPTVRDLLQLTHGSVLSLDKKLDDPVELYVGDRLIAIGALEVVEGGEAGQLAVRITDVIDNQPAG, encoded by the coding sequence ATGGATGACGTCCAGACCCAGCCGCGCAAGAAGAACGGCACGCCCTTCACCTCGGTCCCGATCGACGTGGTCGTGTCGGTCGGGCGCGCCAGACCCACGGTGCGCGACCTTCTGCAACTGACGCACGGCTCGGTTCTGTCGCTCGACAAGAAGCTCGACGACCCCGTCGAACTGTATGTCGGCGACCGGCTGATCGCCATCGGCGCGCTGGAGGTGGTCGAGGGCGGCGAAGCGGGGCAACTGGCCGTGCGCATCACCGACGTCATCGACAACCAGCCGGCCGGCTGA
- the fliF gene encoding flagellar basal-body MS-ring/collar protein FliF — translation MQQVLSVWGALSPGRRVVVGLATVAMMLAVLALARIAAQPNMALLYSGLENGAAGDVVQALESRGVAFDIRGGAIFVPVAQRDGLRMTLAAEGLPANSTQGYELLDTLSGFGTTSQMFDAAYWRAKEGELARTIVSAPHIASARVHIANGSANPFQRDVTASASVSVTTTGGVLDPSQARALKFLVASAVPGLDPDGVAVIDGKGGLIASEEEIGGPMTGEDRAAQLRDRVQRLIEARVGLGNAVVEVSVDTVTESESIRERRFDPAGRVVVSTDTEERSNSAQDSGGGAVTVASNLPDGDAAGGENSSSQNSETRERVNYEVSETMREVTRLPGAVKRLTVAVLVNGSYETAADGSAQFVPLPETELTALRDLVASAVGFEEARGDVITLHSLPFERPEGLGTEAASAGILAAPLDIMQVIQVGALALVALLLGLFVVRPVLSPRGGAALPAPGMALPGPRDAPGPALTGEIDPEETAADLPMLASNGDFPGMGMMDFDATSTEDPVDRLRGLIEERKSETVEILRSWLEDDPEEVQS, via the coding sequence TTGCAGCAGGTCCTGTCAGTCTGGGGCGCCTTGTCGCCCGGTCGCCGCGTCGTGGTCGGTCTTGCCACGGTCGCGATGATGCTCGCGGTGCTCGCCCTTGCACGCATCGCGGCGCAGCCGAACATGGCGCTTCTCTATTCCGGTCTGGAAAACGGTGCCGCCGGCGACGTGGTGCAGGCGCTGGAAAGCCGCGGTGTCGCCTTTGACATTCGCGGCGGCGCGATCTTCGTTCCCGTGGCGCAGCGTGACGGGCTGCGCATGACCCTGGCCGCCGAAGGTCTGCCGGCGAATTCCACGCAAGGCTACGAACTGCTCGATACGCTGTCGGGTTTCGGCACGACATCGCAGATGTTCGACGCCGCATACTGGCGTGCGAAGGAAGGCGAACTGGCCCGCACCATCGTGTCGGCCCCGCATATCGCGTCGGCCCGGGTGCATATCGCCAACGGCTCGGCCAACCCGTTTCAGCGCGACGTGACCGCATCGGCTTCGGTTTCGGTCACGACGACGGGCGGCGTGCTGGATCCGTCGCAGGCGCGGGCGCTGAAATTCCTCGTCGCCTCGGCAGTGCCCGGCCTGGATCCCGATGGCGTCGCGGTGATCGATGGCAAGGGCGGGTTGATTGCGTCCGAAGAGGAAATCGGCGGACCGATGACCGGAGAGGACCGGGCGGCGCAACTGCGCGACCGCGTGCAGCGCCTGATCGAGGCACGGGTGGGCTTGGGCAATGCGGTGGTCGAAGTCAGCGTCGACACCGTGACCGAAAGCGAATCGATCCGGGAACGCCGTTTCGATCCGGCGGGCCGCGTGGTGGTATCGACCGATACCGAGGAGCGCAGCAATTCCGCGCAGGACAGCGGCGGCGGCGCCGTCACCGTGGCGTCGAACCTGCCCGATGGCGATGCCGCGGGAGGAGAAAACTCGAGCTCGCAGAATTCCGAGACCCGCGAGCGGGTGAATTACGAAGTGTCCGAAACCATGCGCGAGGTCACGCGCCTGCCCGGGGCGGTCAAGCGGCTGACCGTCGCGGTTCTGGTCAACGGCAGCTACGAAACCGCAGCCGACGGTTCGGCGCAGTTCGTTCCGCTGCCCGAGACCGAACTGACCGCCCTGCGCGACCTGGTGGCGTCGGCGGTGGGGTTCGAGGAAGCCCGCGGCGACGTCATCACCTTGCACTCGTTGCCTTTCGAGCGCCCCGAGGGCCTGGGAACCGAGGCGGCGTCGGCGGGCATCCTCGCGGCGCCGCTGGACATCATGCAGGTCATCCAGGTGGGGGCTCTCGCGCTGGTGGCACTGCTGTTGGGTCTCTTCGTCGTCCGACCGGTCCTGTCGCCGCGCGGCGGCGCCGCGCTGCCGGCACCCGGGATGGCTCTGCCAGGGCCGCGCGATGCGCCCGGTCCGGCACTTACCGGCGAAATCGACCCCGAAGAGACCGCCGCCGATCTGCCGATGCTGGCCTCGAACGGCGATTTCCCGGGCATGGGAATGATGGATTTCGACGCGACGAGCACGGAAGATCCGGTCGACCGTCTGCGCGGTCTGATCGAGGAACGCAAATCCGAGACGGTCGAGATCCTGCGCAGCTGGCTTGAGGACGACCCCGAAGAGGTGCAGTCGTGA
- a CDS encoding ABC transporter ATP-binding protein codes for MTLRSVLEDFARTRPGARDADPVAADGVDVEQLRLESFDQGYRAGWDDALKAQNEDGKRIAGDLAQNLQDLSFTYHEAYSHVLKAMTPLLNEIATVLLPGLEQEALRLHLVAQLQDIAREGDGLAVDLAVAPVHAEALAPLVDEPFGFPLRLIEDDSLADGQADIRFAGDERRIDLGEVLQGVKDAVQGFAYDTRRKTAHG; via the coding sequence GTGACCCTGCGGTCGGTTCTCGAGGATTTCGCCCGGACCAGGCCCGGGGCTCGCGACGCCGACCCCGTCGCAGCAGACGGCGTTGATGTGGAACAGCTTCGGCTCGAGTCTTTCGACCAGGGATACCGCGCGGGCTGGGACGATGCGCTCAAGGCCCAGAACGAGGACGGCAAGCGGATTGCCGGCGACCTTGCGCAGAACCTGCAGGACCTGTCCTTCACCTATCACGAGGCCTACAGCCACGTGCTCAAGGCGATGACGCCCCTGCTGAACGAAATCGCGACCGTCCTTCTGCCCGGGCTCGAACAGGAAGCGCTGAGGCTGCACCTGGTGGCCCAGCTTCAGGACATCGCGCGCGAGGGCGACGGGCTGGCGGTGGATCTGGCGGTCGCTCCCGTTCACGCCGAAGCCTTGGCGCCGCTCGTTGACGAGCCGTTCGGATTTCCGCTGCGCCTGATCGAAGACGACAGCCTTGCCGACGGCCAGGCCGATATCCGGTTCGCCGGGGATGAAAGACGGATCGACCTGGGCGAGGTGCTGCAGGGTGTCAAGGACGCCGTGCAGGGCTTTGCCTACGACACACGGAGAAAAACCGCCCATGGATGA